The following nucleotide sequence is from Saimiri boliviensis isolate mSaiBol1 chromosome 6, mSaiBol1.pri, whole genome shotgun sequence.
TAGTGTAGGCTCTCCGAAGAAAGGTTAAAGTTTAAGTCATTtatctattaaaatgttttcatacatCTGTATATGACAAGGTTTattgttttcccaacaccttagCAAAAGGGAATGGCAATTGCAAAGGCACATGACCAGTGAGTAAGGGTAGGAATGtggtaggggagggagagcatgagGTTGGAAGGATTTAATCTTCAGCCACCTGACTCGATTTAGTGCTCTGTCCTTTAAATTACAACTTTCTCTGAAATATCATTTAAACTATTGAAACATCCTTTGTCTGCATTAGAAAGTCCAACTTTCAAACTCAcagaacaaagaattaaaaagaacaatacTGCATGTTTAGttgataaatattataaatgaaagTGGGATCTCCACCAAGTTTAATAGTGAATGAAAAATTCTTACAGTTAAAAATATGGTTAGGAAAATTCAGCACATTCAGTTGTATGCTTCCACCTTCTGCTTTGAACCACATGAAAAAACTAAATCAAGAAAAGCTTTACTGTCTCATGTTGCTGTTCACTAAATACAAGATTATCTTTGTAAGACTTTTCAATGTGCTGCTTTTTACATCTCCTGATAGCAGAAGTAACCACTGTTCTTGGGGAAGAAAGAACTGAAACCAGCCAAATCTTAAAAGTCATGATGGCATTTAGGAGTGAGAGAAAGTTTATCCCTTAATTGCTTGCCTACATCCCACTCACACTTAATATTGGGGGTAAAGTTTGTTGAGTATTTTCCAGAGAgcacttttcacttttttgttccTAAGGCTATAGATCAAGGGATTCAGCATGGGAATCACCACTGTGTAAAACACAGAGGCTATTTTGTCTGTGTTCATGGACTGGCTGGAGTTGGGCTGTAAGTACATGAAGATTATTGTACCATAGAAGATGGACACAGCAGTGAGGTGGGAAGCACAGGTGGAGAAGGCTTTCTTCTGCCCTTCAGCAGAACGCATCCTTTGAATGGTGACGCATATGAAGAAGTAAGAAATGAGGATGACTAGGAGGGTGAAGAAGACGTTGAAGCCCACCACGAAGAAGACCACCAACTTGCTGATGCGTGTGTTGGAGCATGAGAGAGACAGGAGTGGGGGAATGTCACAGAAGAAATGATTAATCTCATTAGAACCACAGAAGGAGAGTCTGAAGGTGCCTGCTGTATGGATAGAGGCATTGAGGAAGCCAGAGACATAGGAACCAATAGCAAGGAGGGCACACACACCTGCTGTCATGGTGGTGGTGTAATGAAGGGGCCTACATACTGCTGCATGGCGGTCATAGGCCATAGAGGCCAGGAGGTAGCACTCAACAGTGGCAAACCCCACGAAGAAGAAGAACTGAGCTGCACATCCATTGTAGGAGATGACCTTGTCCCCTGACTGCAATGCATCCATTGTTTTGGGGGCTACAGCTGATGAGTAACCCAAGTCTACAAAGGAGAGGTTACTGAGGAAGAAGTACATTGGAGTGTGGAGATGGGAGTCTGAGTGGATGATCACCATCATTCCCCCATTGCCAACCAGCGTGATGAGGTAGATGAATAAAAATGCCAGGAGGAGGGGTATCTGAAGATTGGGGTCATCTGTTAATCCCAGGAGGATAAACTCTGTGACTTCTGTGCTATTCTCCATTGTGACAAATTTGAATCAGCCTGATGATTAAAGAAGAGGCAGCAACAAAATTCAAATGAAAGTATGAGACGGGATTATGGGAtgataaaaaggtaaaaaaactAGTGTATAGAGAGAAGGTATTGTGTGTAAGATTCATGCTAAAATCTTCTGGTATATTATAGCTTTTAACTCATATGAGATGGGTGCTATTATGCccatcttacagataagaaagTTAAGGCTCAGGGAGCTGAATATTGAACAAGATAGTCTATTTAGGGGTCAGAATCAAAGTTTGCCCCTTTATATTGCTGAATTCAAAGTCCATACATTCAGTTTGAATTCTTCAGCATATTTACATCATATAAAGTCAAATTATGATATGGTTATAACTTTGTATGTATTTaatgattaaacatttaaaaatccatcACTTATTGTCTTCCACATTCTACTTCCAATAGTACAGCCTCACTAAagattttccaaatttctttttcctcaaaaCAACACAATTCTCTCAAAGTTCTGAGGCCAGAAGTCTCTAATCTGTTTCActgggccaaaatcaaggtgttggcaggacaAGGTCTGTTTGATACTAAATCCAAAGATCTTAACCACAACTTTTGatgcctttataaattattccCTAAACAGTAGTTCAACCAAAAGGGAATATGGTATATGTAAATgtgagtatgtatatatatatatatatatatatatatatatatatatatatatatatttagtacaaaactatgaatttaatatatacaaatgtttttgtttatctgtgtatatacatatgtattttttttacccCTTATCAGAAGTCTTTGTTGTAGACCCTAATTACAGTTAAGTCCTCCCTTCTCTGCATCCTCAAAGCACTTCAGTCTTGGCTGATTATTGCACAATGAGTTGGGCAACCACTCACTCTTCAACTAGCTCTAAGCCCCTTGGGGCCATAACTGTCTTCATCCTTTCTGGTCCACCCACCCTGCCATGGACCctcacacaaatatataaatatttggtgaatcaAACAGAAGATCAATAGGAAAGTGTGTAAATATTTCTCATGCTCTATTCCACAACAAACAGACTGTTGTCCTCTTGTCTCACTGGGTTTGTGCTTTGGGACAAAATATTAGCTTAGATTTGtcatatgaaaaatattcagGAGTAACAGTGAGTTTGCAGATGGTCAGGCCTGGAGACAGGCTTGTGTCCTTAATTTAGAGTACTCTTTCTGGCCTATTTTTGTTCTTCAACCTGAGGTGTTCAGGGCTTTTTGGGAGCAGACTCAgaagaagtgagagagaaaatccgagaagagaggagggaaagagtttggaaaagaaaagaggaattaGAAGGAGAAAATGCTTCAGCTCTGCTAGACTTTAGCTTACCTTGAAGAGTAACAAAAAGAAGGGGATAGCATAGCTTGTCCTTTTGGATGGCCATCACACACACATGATGTGGCTAGTTTCACAAGAACTGGCTCAGTCAGCTTGGTACATCACTACCCAGTTATGCATCAATTGACTTTTTGACCAGTAGCATTTTCCATTATATTTATCCAgcctttttgacttttttttcttttgacttttgacATGTGTGTATACTCTCTAATTCAGCAGACACAATATCTGTAATCTATGACAGGCAGTGTTCTGATCTTACATATTAGGAAACAGAAGGATGTGGTGTCCCTCAAGGTCACGCAACTACTTAACTGTAAAATTTGTACAATTCCAGAGcctgattctccagcctcagcactATGGACATTATGAGCAGAACAGTTATTTGGTGCAGGGtgtgctggggggtgggggagtgccGTCCTGTGCATTATAAGATATTTAGCAGTTTCCCTGTCCTCTCTCTACCTACTAGATTCCAGTAACACCACCACCTCTCATTTGCAACagtcaaaaatgtctccagatgttgccaaatgtcccctgaaGAGTAACATTCCCCtaattgagaaccactgttctaaagTTTATAAAAAACAGTGGTTCTAAAGTTTATAAAACTCTTTTTGCATTCACTTCTTAATTTAATTATTGCAtgactagatagatagatagatagatagatagatagatagatagatagatagttaacAGATACagacatgaggaaactgaggctcagggaggtgaagAGACTGGTTTAAGGTCTAGAACTTTACTCTGGCCAAATATTACTGCTTAGTGGTAGAGCAAACCCAGGAAGGGATAACTGCTTGCTAAGTACTGTGGTCCTTTAACTAAAGAGATATTAGCCTT
It contains:
- the OR5B21 gene encoding olfactory receptor 5B21 yields the protein MENSTEVTEFILLGLTDDPNLQIPLLLAFLFIYLITLVGNGGMMVIIHSDSHLHTPMYFFLSNLSFVDLGYSSAVAPKTMDALQSGDKVISYNGCAAQFFFFVGFATVECYLLASMAYDRHAAVCRPLHYTTTMTAGVCALLAIGSYVSGFLNASIHTAGTFRLSFCGSNEINHFFCDIPPLLSLSCSNTRISKLVVFFVVGFNVFFTLLVILISYFFICVTIQRMRSAEGQKKAFSTCASHLTAVSIFYGTIIFMYLQPNSSQSMNTDKIASVFYTVVIPMLNPLIYSLRNKKVKSALWKILNKLYPQY